The sequence CAGGCCACGGCAGCGGTTCGCAGTGGTCAGTGTAACCCCGGCCTCCACAGTCAAATTGCGGGCGTTGACCACCACCATGTCGCCATCCTGCACGGACGGCACAAAGATCAGCCCGGCAGTATTGGTCCAGCCTGGCATAGGCACCCACGACACGCCGTCAAACGACTGCTCGGCACCGGCGGCAGCAGTGAGGCGCAGATGCCCGTCACTCCCATCGCCGAACCAGTTACGCAGGCCGGAATTGTCCAAGGCTGCAGCGGGATGTCTGAAAACACTCATTACGCCACCACCTGCATGTTGAGTGCGGCAAAGCCGCGAATGACAGGCGAGCCCACGGTACCGCGCACCGAGAACATGACTAAATCCTCCGCGTTGGCGTCCTGCGTCACCTCCAGCGCTGTGCCGCCGGGCCAGAGGACCGATGCCGGAAGCGCGATGGACCGCCCCCCGGTCGCGTCCTGCCGCACGGTCAGCTCATAGGTCGCACCGGGTTGTGCGTTTGTCAGGGTAATCGTTGTCACCGCATCAACCAGCGTGATCACAGCGACAGGATTGGCACCCATGTCCCACGTTACAGCGGCGTCAACGGCAACCAGCGTGGATACGGGATAGCGCTGGCCACGCAGCCATTCGTGGGGATCAGGGAGAAGATCCACAATCTCTTCTGTGAGGTGGACGTGATCGTCGGGGGCCATGCTGGCGATGACCTGCGCCAGCTGGGTCAGGTCTTCCTCATTCGGCGTGAGACCGGCAGCCACGATGGCGGCCATTATTTCGCGCATGGGGTGCTCAATGGCCTCGGCTGCCACCGGAGAACCTTCAATTCCGGCGGCCAGATTCTCCGTGACGTATCCTTCGTTAGGATCGGCCGCGCCGATGGGCGGTACATATTTCATATGATGTCTCCTTAATCCTGATAGGCGATGACAAGTTCAAGATGCGCCGGATTCATGCGACGGAGCAGGCATTCCAGATCCGTGGCACGCACTATGCGGGTCAGTCTGTCACCGGCGCGGGATGATCCGCACCGGAAACGCTGGATACGCGGGCCGTTGATAGTGACGCGCCATACCAGCCGTTCGATGTGCCCGCCGCCCAACACGTGGCCGCAGCGGGATCGTCCGCAGATGAAGGGACGCCCGCGCCCGATGATGGTCACTGAATAGCCAAGCCGTTCCGCCAGCCTCTGAAAATAGTTGAGACTGAGGCCGTCCTTTTGCGTCAGCGCCGCCCACAGGGAGCGCCGACGTTCGCCCAGCGACGTGGCCACGGATGCCGTGCAGGCATCCGGTAACCCGGCGAATGCTTCCCACTCGCTCAGCAGTTCCAGTGTGGTACGGGGGTCGGTCTCCTCAATCAGGTCCGTGCAGCGGCCATCCACACGCGCCATGTCACCAGCGATGCCCGCCAGCAGCAACGTCAGCACGGCATCGGGATCACGCGGCCAGGCATCGCCAAGCGGCAGCAAGGCCTGCATCTGGATCAGGTATTGGTCTGCATTAGGCATTATTCGTCATTCCCCCAATCCACGCCGCCATAGACGGCCATGATGCCCGCGGAGTGCTCCACATTGGTCGTGGGACTGAGCAGGACGTGGTCATGTTCCCCTGCGGCCGTAGAGATAACTTCGCGCACATGGCTGATGAGGATGGTGCCGCCGGGTTCGGACTCGGCTATGACCATGGCCTGCAGCGCTGCTTCGATTGCCAGTCGGACACTGGGGCTGGAGGGTGTCAGATCCCGGATTTGGAAGACCAGCGGAGCGGCCATCGGGGCAAAGACAAGGGGTTCGCAACCGGGAGGACAACGGTCCGGGTGACTGAGATACTCCTGCACCTCGGTCACTTTAGCAGCGTCCGGGATAATGGAGTCAGCAGCATCGCAGACAAAAGCCAACCCCACCGTGCCACGCCCAACATAGCGGGGATACGTCCATGCTCTGGTCACACCGGGAACCTGCTTGGCCCACGTTGCATAGTCATTGGTAGCTCCACCTTTGGGCGGGGCCTGTACATAGGCCCGCAGACGGCTGCGCAGGGCTTCCACGGTTTCGATCTCGGTTCCCCCGGTCAGGCCGGATGCGCCCACGATGGCAGCTGACTGGACACCGGAAATGGTGACGGACAGCCGCAGGGTTGTGCCTGCGGCGCAGTTGCCCGCTGCGCCCGCGTTGACAGCTTCAATGGATACCATGGCGGTGCCGCCGGTAACGGCCATTTCGTCCGAGGTCTGATATTCCGTGCCGTCCGTGCGCTGCAGCAGTGTACCGGCAGGCACAACCGTACCGGACAGGCCCGTCAGGGTGATGATACCCGTTGCTGCCGTTGCGGCCTTGCGAGGCACACCCCACCAGTTGGCATGACGCACCAGGTGAGCCTCATCCGCCGTATCGGGAATGATCTGTTTAGACAGATAATCCAGATAGCCATATAACCCGTGCTGGGTTCCGCCCACGGCACGTGCCGTCACAGCCACATCGGCTGCGGGCAGGCGGGCCGAGGAGGATTCCATGCGGGTGTCAATATCGCTTTCGATGCGCTCGGCCAGTGCGGCAAGCGTGGGGCGTTTGAAACTCACAACGGCCTCCTGAATGTTTCCGTAACGGTTGTGCCATCCGCCAGTGTAATGGAGATGGTCAGAACCAGTATGCCTGTGGCATCAGCTGCCCATGCGGCTGTCACATCAACGCTGGTTGCCCAGCCTCCCGTGATCAGCCATTCCAGCGCCTCGGCGGCATACGCCTGCGCACGACGCGCTGTTTCCGCTGTCTGCTTTTCACGGGAGAGCAACCACAGCCTGCTGCCGGTGACCCACGGCGCGCCCTCCGGGGCTTGTGCGGGAGGCAGGATATCGCCCCACCAGCCCCGGCGGTTGCCGAAGCCGGTCGCCCCGTCCGGAAGCGCATCATCGTCATGGGCACGGGCGTCCGTGAACAGGCTAATCACGATGGCCCTGCGCAGTCCGCCATCGGCAGCCAGCAGGCCCCGCTCCAGAGGCGCTTCAAGGGTGTACTCGCTTGCTCCCATTTACGCCCCCTGCGGCGGGTCGGTCGGCCCGCCGTTGTCGTTTTCATCGTGTACGTGGCCACGCAGGCTAACCGTCCCGGCAACCGCATCCGCATCAGTAGTAATATTGCCCGTGGTGTGCTGCGTGCCCTGAAACAGAGCGGCGGAAGTCCCTTCCCCCACGCCGCACGATGTGAACGCAGGCGTGCTGACCGTGGCCCCTGCGGACGCAGTGAGCGTCAGCTGGGCCGTGGCCATGTCGATACTTTCGGTAGCGGACACAATCATCCGCTTCGTCTCCATGGTGATGTCTTCGACCGCGCTGATCCGCGCGTGCACTGTGGTCAGTTCCACGGTCCGGCCCCGTTTGAAGATCAGGCTGTCTCCTTCGTCGGTATACAGGGCCACCTCTCCCGATTCGAGACCGCGCAGCCGGAACTGCCGGTCCGCGATGGCCACCACTATGCCGGAAGAGCGGTCGCCTCCGACGAACATGACGGCGGCCTCCATGCCGGGCAGCGGGTTGGAGGTGAAGCCGTAATGCTCGAAGCATTCCAGCCCATCCCGCGTTTCCCCGGCCAGCAGACCGGCCTGCAGCGCCTGAACACGCCGGGAGGAATCCACAAGGCGGACGACGGCACGCGCGACCATGAGCCGCACGCGCTGCACCAGCGGCGCACACAGACGGTTAAAATCGTCACGGTTCATCACGCATCCTCCTCATCCCAGCCGCGAGCCCCGGTGGCTTTTTCGGGCTCGGCCAGTACAGCAAAGGCGGCGGCGCGGGCCACGGTGAGTTCCGTCACAGTTCCTTCGCGATCCGTCTGTCTGAACTGGACCTGCGTGATGATCCAGCGCCCCGAAAGAGACAGCAGATCATCCTGCAGGGTAACGGTCTGGCGGGGACGCCACAGTGCTCCAGACGGATTTTTCCAGCCCGGCACGCTGTATACGGCCTGCGCCGCGCGGGCTGCCCGAGTCTTGGCTTCATGGTCTGCACGGCTTGCCAGAGTGGGACCGCCAGCCTGCGTCTCCGCCACCAGCACCAGCGGCCGGTGACGGGGAACTCCCGGATCGGTAGCGCTGCCGCTGGGAGCGGTGATGGTATCCGCATCTTCCAGATCGTCTGCATCGGCACCGCCATCAGCGTGCGCCATGGCCGTATAGGCCGAGTAACGGTCCGCCATGGAACGGGTGCATTGACCGGAGAGTATGTTCACCCCCGGCTGCAAGGTGGCCACGGGTGCGTCTTCGGTCACGGTATCGATGATCAGGCCGCCCAGCCCATCGGACCACGCCATGAGGCCCCGCTGGCGCAACATGCGTTCCAGCGTGGCCGCCACGGTATCTCCGGGATTGGTCGCAAAGCGGGCAAAGGGAGTGACGGAGGCGGCTGCGCTGCGGGCCGAGACGCTAATGCCGAATGGCCGACACAGGTCCGATGCTATGGCCGCCAGCGTCCGGTCCCGCCAGTCCTGCACCGGGGCACTGCAGTCCACGAGGTCACCGGCCTTGTCTCTGCCGCGCAGGGAGGTTCGGCGGCTGGCATCATCATAATCGCGGGCCACCTCGTCTATGTAGCCGGTGACAACGGTTTCCCCGTCGATACGCACAGTACAGGCATCGCCTTCGGTAACTTTCAGACGCTCACGCTGGCCATGCGCAATCCACGAGTCTGTCAGGCTGACGTCAAACTGGCCGGACAGGCGGTCAATGGCCAGCGTGATGGATACATCCTTCCAGCCCTCGTGTATTTCCGTGCCGACATGCAGGTGCACCACGTTTTCATTTGCCATTACGTTTCACCTTCAACGTTCTGCCTCCGGGCACAAACCCAGGATGGCGGATAATGGTCGGGTTGCGGGCCAGCATATCCGCTTCCCGAGATGCATCGCCGTAGTATCCGTAGGCTATTACGAGGGACGGCAGTGTTGCCCCCGGCGTAAGGTCTGCCAGCCGGGCAAGGTCCGCTCCCCGCGCCGTTATGTCCCGCACTACGGCGGTACGCAGGGTGTGCAGTGCCTCGTACAGCGGGTCCGATGCCGTGGTCATGGCCATATCCAGAGCCTTGGCCACCTGCTGACGCACCTCCACGGCATCCTCGTACACATCGAAATCCATGTGCGCCGTGGCCCGCGCCGCCTGCACCACAGCCAATCCGGATGTCAGGTCCGCCAGTGCCGCTTGGTTGACGGCATCCTGCGCGGAAGTATCGGTTAGAGTAGGACGAACCGGAGCCATGGCAGCCAGTTCGGTTGCCGCTGCATAACGGCTGACGCCGCCGTTGGCCTTTGCGGAGGTCCCCGCCATGAGTGCGGAAACCACCCCGAGCAACCCATCAGCCAGCGAGTGGGGAGCATCCAGCAAGGATACCGCCTGTCGGCGGATATTGAGCAAGGATCGCTGGGCCGCCGGAGTCGTCCACGAGGTTGTCCGGGCACCATCCAGCCATGCCTCAACGGCTGCCAGCGCCGTGGTGCGCAGGATGTCCGGCCCGGCCACTGAGAACCGTTCCGGAAAGTCGTCCACATAGGCGACTTCGGCACTGTCCGCAGCCCTTGCTGTCAGGGCCGTGGTATCAGTACGGCTGGAATGTCCGCCTTCGGCATCCTCCACAAAATCGATGCGCCAAGCCACATAGCCGCCCATGTCCAGACGCTCCGAGGCGCTGAATGTGCGCACTACCACGGTATGCGAGAGGCCCCACGGGTCCACGTATTCACCGGGCCCCGGCTTTTCCAGCGCGCCCAGCAGGGTGTTGCGCGAACCGAGGTATTCCGCTCCGAACTGGAACGCCTCCACAGACAACTGGCGGGCCTTGCGCCCCATATCCTCGTTGCTCGGCTCATCCCGTTTGGGATACTCGTGCGTGGCCACGCGCCGACCGCCCGCATACTGGCGGCTGGACACCTCAAACGGGATGCCCCGGAACGATGCCGGACGCAGGTTGTCACGCCATGCCATGCCGCACTCCTAATTTGCTCCGGCCATGAGCGGGCCGGTGCGCGCGTTGATAGTCACGTTGGCACTGTCCGACCGCGTTACGACGCTGGAACCGGCAGGCAGGCCGCGAACCACCAGTTCGATGGTATGGCGCAGGGTTCTGGACGATCCGGCACTTTCGGCCTGCGTGGCTCTGGCCGTGGTCTGTGCGCCGTGTGCCTCGGCAGCCTCCGCACCGGCCCCCATGCGGGGCAGCGGCTGCTTGCTGCCGGAAGCGGCGTCCATGCTTGCACCCATGCGAGGCATTGCCTTGCCCGTATTGGCCGGTGCTGAGTCCCCCTCGGGAACGGACGGTGCATCGCCTCCGATGCCCAGCCATTTGCCTACGGTGTCGAACATGGGGCTCATCTTGTCCCACAGCGCACCGATCCAGCCGAAGAAACTATCCCAATAGGGGCGCACCGGCTCCCATATGCTGCTGAAGAAGGCGGCCACAGGTTCCCAATGATCTATAAGGTACGCCGCCCCGAGGCCGATGAGCGCGATGGCGGCACCTATGGGTGTTGCCATGAAGGACGCGGACATAATGCGCCAGGCCGTACCGACCAGCATGATGGCGGGTGGTAGTATGGTGAGTGCCGCGCCGAGGCCGATCAGCGTGAACGTAAATACCGGCGAGGCTTCGGCTGCATCGGCAATAAAACCGATGAACGGGGTAATCACATCCATAACGGCACCGAGCGGGGCAAGGAAGGATCGGCCTATGGAATCACCCAGCCGGGACAAAGCGTTGTCGAAGGCCTTGGTCTTCTCATTAAACTGATCCATCATAATGCCGTACTGGCTGTCCACAGTACCCGCACTTTCAGTCATGATCTGGTGCTTCAGCGTCTTCAAATCCTCAAGGTCAGCCAACACCGGCTTGAGAAAATTCTGCACCTGCGCATCTCGGAATATCTGACCAATTTTGAAAGGATCGCCGCCTGTTTTGGCCTTGACCGCGTCCAACACATCTTCCAGCGGGTTGCGGCCTTCGGCCCATGCCTTGCGGATGATGGCCTTGATGTTGATCCCGGCCTGCTTGGCGTTCTTCAGCGTTTCCGGTGAGGACAACGCCCGCATGAAGTTGGCCATGTTGTTGGCGGCTTCACCGGGATCTGCCGCGCCGCGTTTGGCGATCTGGAGTGATGCAGCCAGCGTGCTGACTGCTTCGCTCCCCTGCAGCTTCAGCGCTTTAGCTCCGGCACCAAGCATGGGGAAATACTTGGCCATGTCCTTCAGTTCAAAGGCTCCGGCATTTCCCGCATATGCCAGGCGGTCCAGTTCGTCGGTGAGTGCCGTGGGGGCGACCCCCAGTGTCTCAACCAGCACGTAGGCCGTGTCAGCCAAGTCACCTATATCCGCCTGCGTACCCGAAGCCGTACGCCCGATACCATACAAGGAATCCTGCGCCTTGCCCGCATCCATTCCCGCGCTGACCAGCTTGTTGAAACCGCGCTCCAGGTCGATCACAGATTGGTTCGTTGCAGACGGCACGGCCAGTTCCCGCAGACGGTCACGTAGCTCCGCTACCTGCCCTGCGGACATGTCTGCCGTTATGCCGGTTACCGCTAAGCTATGTTGCAGATCGCCAGCCATAGTCACGGTCTTGCGGATTAGCATGAGTGAGCCTATAGCCTGACCAACTTGAGCCATGTGCCCCTGTAGGTCGTCCGATGCGCCGCTCAGGCTCCGCATTTGGCGATCTGTAGCTCCCAGCGATGCCCCCAACTGCAGGGATCGGTCGGAGAGCCGGGTCATCTCCGACCCGGCTGTGCCGAGGGAAGACCGGAAGCCGCCTGCAAGAGCGGCCCCGATCATGATATTAAGCGCCATCTGGCCGGAACCGAGCACACCTGCCTCCTGTCCTTATCTGTCGAGCGACATGTCCCGTGCGAGGCGCAGGGCCTCCGCGTGGTACATGAGGAATTCCATCATCCGCATAGTCTCTATTTCCCGCCTGCCCCATCCGGCGACATGGCCGAGTTCGAGCGCGGCTCGGCGGACACTGCCGCGTGGGGCGAGAGAAAACGGTGCAGAGCCCGCTGCAGTTGCGCGTAGTCGCACGAAGGCAGCTTACGCAGGGCTTCAGCAGGTACACCGCACAGATGAGCGATAAGGCGCAACTCGTACTGTCCCTGCGTAGAGCCGGGCATGTCCACGACAATCTGATCCTCCACGAACGGTTCGCGCAGGGTCAGTTGTGTGTAGGTCGCATCCCCCACCTTGAAGGGGCGGGAAAGCGGTACGGGCACGGGAGGCAGGGCGCTCGACTCGCTGACCTGTGCCGGCGTGCCGGATGCCGCCTGCTCTATCCTTTCTGCATTCTGGTCCTTCATTGTTTTCTCCTAAACGGGTTCCGCGGGAGCCCCGGTAAACTTTACTTTCATTTTGCCGCCTTCGCCTTCGCTGAGCTCCAGCACGTCTTCCAGGAAGGCCTCGCGGATCATCCACGTGGTGCCTATATCCGCCCGGAAGGTGATGGTGGCATTGGTGATATTGCGGATGGCTTCCACCGGCGTGTCCTTGGACACATTCACCTCGCATTCGAGAGTGGCGGGCACCATTTCTTCGGCATAGCCGACGCTGTTGCTGCCCTGCACGGGTTTGCGGGCATAGCCGCCCAGAGTGATCTTGGCGGATCTCTGTGTGTCCAGCGTGTTGCCGTCGTAGGCGATTGTCGCACGACCGAGGTATTGCATGATGTGCTCCTGTTGTAGGTTGGTCCGTATGGTGCGTTACACGCGGAACTGAACCAGCGCCGCGAAGACGCGCAGCTGGTTGACCAGATCGGGCGGCAGCACGACGTCCACGCGGGTGGGGTCATCCGCGTTGCGTTCCACCACCAGCAGATGCTTGAATGCATCCACCTGCTCCACCCAGCCGCGCTCTTCCCACGCCCGCGCCAGAGCAATGAGTTCGGCCCTGATGATGCTGGGGGTTACAATGGCCTGCCCGGCACCGAACCGGGTGCCGTCGTCGGCCAGTTTATGCCGGGGAAATTTCTGGCTGATGCGGGCCCGCAGCGTACTGCGCAGCACCGAGAGAGTCGCCAGCGTTTCCGCATCCAGATAGCTGGGGTCGGGCAGGCCGTAGCTGTTCAGCTGGTACGTGGTGATGGCCCGCTCGATGGACACGGTACCGTCCACGGCTACAAGGAAGGTGCTGATACCGTCGTACAGCAGCAGGTTTCGTTCGGCACGGGTGAACCGATCCGGTTCCTGCGGGGCCAGAACGCCGGGCAGCTCCAGCGTCTGCAGCGGCCGGGCCGGGTCAATACCCAACTGGTACGCTGCAACGGCACCGTACACAGACGCCCAAACCCACGGCGGCGTGGGGCTCTTCTGCGCCCCCATAATCGACAGGACTTCGGAATTGCGCCCGCTGCCTATAGTAGACAGCGCGGCGTGCGTACCGGACAGAGCCGCCCATGCCTGCCCTTCGATCTGACGGGTTGCGGACCAGCGGTCCTCCAGCTCCGCTTCCAGCGCGGCGAGGTTGGCGGTGTCCGTCCACGGAGTGATCATGTGGTGGTACTGCACGTCGCCGAGTGCCGTGAGCGCGTCACCCACATCAGGGTTGCCGGAACCGCCGCTCATGCCCGCTATGGTCACGGTGAGACCTGCGGGAACGGCATCGCCCTGCCAGTAGGTGGTACGCATATCCAGCGCATTCATGGCCTCGCCCTTATGGCGGGCGGTGATGGTGACCACGGCGGCAGATGCGGTCGCCGTTACCGGCAGATCGGGCAACGCATTGACCGCATCGGCCAGATCAGCCGCCACGGTGGATGCGCTGGCACCCACGGCTACAGATGTCTGCACCTTGGTGCCGCCCACATAGAGCAGCAGTGTTCCGGCCTTCACGGCGGCACCGCTGATGGTGACCGTACCTGTTGCCGCCTGACCGGCGATGTTATCCACCACGGGAACGGCCCACAGGTCGGAATCCTCGTTGGCATTTTTGAATGCGGAGGCCATGGCGGCCAACATGCTGCCGCGCCCGAACAGCGCTACGGCATGATCGGCGGACAAAACACGGACAGGAACGAGCGGTGCTGCCGTGCCGGTGGACAGAGGCTGTCCGAGCAACAGCACGCGGACCATGTCACGCACCAGCCCCTTGTTGGCCAGCGAGTTATCAAATTCCACATACTGGCCGGGGGTGCGGATGGTGACCGGTATCTGAGCAAAACTGATGGGCATGACTTACTCCTTGCCAGCCTGCACGGGCTGTGCAGTCTTGGCGGTCTTGGTGGCCGGGGCCTCTCCGGCGGCGGGCACGGGGACAACGTCACCGGCAGCCAGACGGCGCTGCCAGTAGATGTTACAGGGTTTGCTTTCTCCCTCCGTCTTGAGCGGCTTGAAAGACTCGGGGTCGCGTACCACATCGCCGGGTCGGGCTGGCCTGATGGTAATTTCGGTGGGCATGGGGTCACTCCTTGTGCAATGCCACCTCGTCACGGATGGCGGGGACAGGAACGTCCCAACTGCCGTCGAGGAGGGTAAAGTCGGTTATGCCTGCACCGGCATCGCCGGGCATGGATGACGCATCCGAACCATCCGCAGCCGGTTCCACCAGCCAGGACGTTTTGAACTCCACGGCTACAATGGACACGGCCATCGAACGCAACATGCCGTTGAACAGAATGCGTGAGCCGTGCGGGATGAGGGGTTGTATGTCATCGCGCAGGCCAAGGGTCTGGCCGCACAGCAGGGTCATGATGTCATGTCGCATCTGGTAGGTTCCCACTTCACCGGCAAGGCCCCCGTGGCGGGTTGAGCGCTCGTTACGCAGGGACCGCGCCACGCACAGCACCGCGAAGGTTGCTTCCTCCAGATATCTGGAACCCCTATCCGTGGCTTTGCCAACCCCCGTGCAGGTGACGAGGGCACGGGGCAGGCTGTTTGCGATCTTGGCCAGCTCGTTTTCGCTGTCGAGCTGGCCGCCGTAGCTTTCGGCACGCAACGGATAGCCCAGCACGTTCTGGCTTGCAGCTGCATGCAGACGAGTGATGATGGCGCGTTCAACGGAGGCGATCATTTACAACGCTCCTGCAAGGTAATGGAAAATGATGTCCTGTACGTCTGCGGCGTCATCATCCGACAAACCGAGATACGGACGCGCCGGAATGTCGCCCCATGGAATGGGACCGTTGCGCCGGGTGCGGCCGGAACTGCCCTGCGCCGCTCCCAACTGATGGATGCGGGCGTACGGCCAGTTACTGCCGATCTCCACCGCGTCCGGTTGGGCCTTGTATTCCAGGCTGCCATACAGATGTCCGGTAATGCGCAGGATGGGGCCGGTGTCGCCGCGTTTGCGGACGGTGACCGGAGACAGTTCGGGCCAGTCTGTTCCGTCCGGTCCCTGCTGTTCTTCAAACCGGCGCTGGGTGCGCTGCAACACCTGCGAGCCGATTTCGTCCATGGCGGACCGCAGATCGTTTCCTGCCGCCAGCAGCCTGCCAAGCCGGGCTTCAATGGCATCCAGCCCTTGGGGCCGTATGGTAAAGGTGATGCCGCCAGCCATCAGAACCCCTTCATGCTGTCATTGGTAAAGGTTCTGCCACCGACGGAAAGGACCGTTTCGCCGCCCGTGGCTCCGGTTGTTTCCAGTCCGGCAGACTGCAACTGCACCACACCGCGAGCCACTTCACGCAGCCCCTGCAGGGCGGTGTCGTGCCCGGCCTTGACGGCATCGGGCACGGCAACCTTATGCAGATAGAAGCGGGCGATGTCGCAGCACCAACGGCGGGCCATGTCGGGCACCGGGTGCAGAGGCACCCGGTAGCGGGCCGCCACATAACCGTTGACCAGTTCCGTGGCATCGCCGAGCGCTGTCAGCACTGCGGTGACATCCGCGGAGCCGGTCATGGCCGTGTCGGTCAGTTCCAGCAGTTCCTGATGACCGAAACGGGCAGTCATATCATCTACTGTTGCGTACATCGCCCGCTCCGCTACTTTCCGCCCTCGGCGGAGGTTTCAGTCCCGGCTTGGGCCTTTCCCACAGGGGCAGGCTTCGCAGCATTCTTCCCCTTGCCGGTTTTGGCCTCGGCGTCGGTTTCTTCCGGTTCGCCCAAAGAACCAAGGTCGGGCACGTCCACCTCATCCACCACCAGCATGGGGTCGGCGTACAGGGCGTCCAGCTGTTCGTTGGAAAAGGTGCCTTCCGGGTAATCGCGGGTGCCGGAGTGGGCCATGCCTGCGCGACGGTGACCGTCACGCTTCGCGGTGATCCTGATCATAACGGGCATGATGGGCACTCCTTATGCGAGCCACGGCGAGACGAGCACTTCCGCCGAGTTCTGGTAGACGTTGGTGGCACCGGAGGCATCGCGTTCGGCCTTGATGACTTCCAGCGCCTTCTTTTCCAGAGAGGGCGGCACCACCAGCAGGCTGGGGCGCACACCAAGGGGTTTGCCCCGGTCACCCTTCATGCCCATCATGGCGGCACGCGCGGCGCCGTAGGTTTCGGCAGTCAGGTCCTGCTTGCTGGCGTGGGCCAGCTGCCACAGGCCGTATCCGGCGTTGGCGCGGCAATCCACGCCGTAGCGATACTGCTTTGCGCTGAACACGGCTTCGTCCGTAGGCGCATCCATGCTCACAAAGGTATATTTACGCCGTTCCTGGAATATGATGGGCTTCACGGCACGGGTGGTATCCAGCAGGAACCACGGTGTGCCGGTGCCGCCGCCGAAGTTGGAAACGCTGATCTCGCTGCCGTCCTCGTCCAGCACGGGGTGGTCGGTGTCGAAGAACGGCTGGCCGTCATAGCAACGACCGGTGAAGCCATTCAGGAGCAGTCCATAGGTCAGAAGGGAAGGATGCACCTTGGCATCCTGGCCTAACTGCGCGAAGAGCGGCGTGTACGCCCCCACGGCATCGTCTTCGATATCGTCGCGATCCACGCCCACGGTGTTTTCAAACGAAAGGTTCTTGATGGTGAAGCTATGCAGCTTCAGATTCTGGATGACACGGTCGCCCAGCCATTCGCGGAATCCGGTGGTGTTGCCCAGCCACGGATAGGTTTCCAGCTTGGCCGTGCTCTTGACCACCATGGCGATTTTTTCATGGTCCGCCGGGGCACCTTCGAACGCCTGCTGGAAAACGAGACGGAATCCGGTGAACAGCGCCTGAAGGCTCTGCTGATTGATAATCATGGGTACTCCTAGAACGCGACCCAAACGCCGGTGGCGTCCACGTCTCTGATGGTTCCGGCAGCGGGACGCGTCCCGGTGCCATCGGTTGCCGCAACGGTCTGATCGTCCACGGCGTAGGCCGCCTTGCCGATGTGCGTGCGGTCGATGCTGCCGTCATTGGCAAGATGGAACGCACCCCGCACCTTGACGGAAACCTGTAGGTCACCGTCAGCCCCGGCGCTGTTGTCCGCATGGCCATCCGCCACACCCAGCACGGTCAGTGCGGTCGAAGCGGATGCGGGCACGGCATAGCCGGTGGCGTTCAGCGCCACCATGCCGCCCGCGTACAGGCAGGCGGACGCCGCCAC is a genomic window of Desulfovibrio psychrotolerans containing:
- a CDS encoding DNA circularization protein, which translates into the protein MAWRDNLRPASFRGIPFEVSSRQYAGGRRVATHEYPKRDEPSNEDMGRKARQLSVEAFQFGAEYLGSRNTLLGALEKPGPGEYVDPWGLSHTVVVRTFSASERLDMGGYVAWRIDFVEDAEGGHSSRTDTTALTARAADSAEVAYVDDFPERFSVAGPDILRTTALAAVEAWLDGARTTSWTTPAAQRSLLNIRRQAVSLLDAPHSLADGLLGVVSALMAGTSAKANGGVSRYAAATELAAMAPVRPTLTDTSAQDAVNQAALADLTSGLAVVQAARATAHMDFDVYEDAVEVRQQVAKALDMAMTTASDPLYEALHTLRTAVVRDITARGADLARLADLTPGATLPSLVIAYGYYGDASREADMLARNPTIIRHPGFVPGGRTLKVKRNGK
- a CDS encoding YmfQ family protein, producing MPNADQYLIQMQALLPLGDAWPRDPDAVLTLLLAGIAGDMARVDGRCTDLIEETDPRTTLELLSEWEAFAGLPDACTASVATSLGERRRSLWAALTQKDGLSLNYFQRLAERLGYSVTIIGRGRPFICGRSRCGHVLGGGHIERLVWRVTINGPRIQRFRCGSSRAGDRLTRIVRATDLECLLRRMNPAHLELVIAYQD
- a CDS encoding baseplate J/gp47 family protein, with the translated sequence MSFKRPTLAALAERIESDIDTRMESSSARLPAADVAVTARAVGGTQHGLYGYLDYLSKQIIPDTADEAHLVRHANWWGVPRKAATAATGIITLTGLSGTVVPAGTLLQRTDGTEYQTSDEMAVTGGTAMVSIEAVNAGAAGNCAAGTTLRLSVTISGVQSAAIVGASGLTGGTEIETVEALRSRLRAYVQAPPKGGATNDYATWAKQVPGVTRAWTYPRYVGRGTVGLAFVCDAADSIIPDAAKVTEVQEYLSHPDRCPPGCEPLVFAPMAAPLVFQIRDLTPSSPSVRLAIEAALQAMVIAESEPGGTILISHVREVISTAAGEHDHVLLSPTTNVEHSAGIMAVYGGVDWGNDE
- a CDS encoding phage baseplate assembly protein V, which codes for MNRDDFNRLCAPLVQRVRLMVARAVVRLVDSSRRVQALQAGLLAGETRDGLECFEHYGFTSNPLPGMEAAVMFVGGDRSSGIVVAIADRQFRLRGLESGEVALYTDEGDSLIFKRGRTVELTTVHARISAVEDITMETKRMIVSATESIDMATAQLTLTASAGATVSTPAFTSCGVGEGTSAALFQGTQHTTGNITTDADAVAGTVSLRGHVHDENDNGGPTDPPQGA
- a CDS encoding phage GP46 family protein, translating into MGASEYTLEAPLERGLLAADGGLRRAIVISLFTDARAHDDDALPDGATGFGNRRGWWGDILPPAQAPEGAPWVTGSRLWLLSREKQTAETARRAQAYAAEALEWLITGGWATSVDVTAAWAADATGILVLTISITLADGTTVTETFRRPL
- a CDS encoding phage baseplate assembly protein — protein: MANENVVHLHVGTEIHEGWKDVSITLAIDRLSGQFDVSLTDSWIAHGQRERLKVTEGDACTVRIDGETVVTGYIDEVARDYDDASRRTSLRGRDKAGDLVDCSAPVQDWRDRTLAAIASDLCRPFGISVSARSAAASVTPFARFATNPGDTVAATLERMLRQRGLMAWSDGLGGLIIDTVTEDAPVATLQPGVNILSGQCTRSMADRYSAYTAMAHADGGADADDLEDADTITAPSGSATDPGVPRHRPLVLVAETQAGGPTLASRADHEAKTRAARAAQAVYSVPGWKNPSGALWRPRQTVTLQDDLLSLSGRWIITQVQFRQTDREGTVTELTVARAAAFAVLAEPEKATGARGWDEEDA